Proteins from a single region of Chloroherpeton thalassium ATCC 35110:
- a CDS encoding S8 family serine peptidase: protein MKYLSITIWLFVHLISLSYAQDSFYYYHGERIELTPSDNEFYVTFKKDVDKTKKRKALNKGKRFATQSNESFVGRSIRISTSNNLSKTERESFLDSLSQDESISSVHPTYRTPDGDTIYVKDDVIFQPKDDNFIDVVKSFNAEIIEIISLGSNKQVVIKSTTGQSAIDLANALFESGLVVFAQPNFTFQCSASISRIKSDNTTLALSPNDPYYSTKQWFLNNTGQNGGTPGADISAEEAWEITQGSESVVVAVMDGSGYDLEHPEFSGKFVSPYDAAGSDGNSPDDDPSPENSYANHGTPCAGIICALTNNNKGVASVGVNIKVQPINIGYSNYNGGFQTNDATISRAASKIIATPGVVAVSNSWGGGTKNESLENSYHSIRTQSRDGKGAVILFSSGNSGTNGVGYPARADNIIAVGATENNDKRTYFSQYGTDLDVVAPGSDIYTLDRQDGLLKQGYNWGDYVSFSGTSAACPIAAAVVGLMASQNPNLTASELENYLQQTCDKTGGYTYSQVSSRTLGTWNTEMGYGRVNAYKAVLAAGSISVPNAPTNLTAQVESSSQVNLSWQDNSDNEMGFIIHWSKYANFSTYDSTFQGRDRTSHPLSGLEANTTYYFRVYASSLAGNSAFSNTVSETTQPEGSIPQPPTGLQATAISEKRIRLNWIDNANNELGFYLHRSKTSNFSAYTEIPAGYENDTEYNDNNLEPNTTYYYRLTASNGYGRSDFSNTASATTSDAPIEFFSDDFEEDNLTSIWQYEVYDAQNPSRSSEQSVSPTHSVKITQGETTSSHSALIKNLDSGSDDFYFEMSIYVPSTFVGPSDILVLRNTTSSDSRYDFFGTWSVSLKLRQDNIMELARNVSFDRSHTYVGEFSYPRDTWFKIGLLYQGNNINGGIEFYVNDEFKKSEGEVWSPIWNTSGQTIKQIMVGIVDDAGANSNIYIDNIRAYTQSPQSLIGPEKRYHCNISASSGTYSDIDNKAGILESAIDGFEPASDIPKPPHAPNGYISLAFTHPEWGIDEYDKFMYDVRSSNSIGSKAKHWPFEVSTDQTSTEVLLSFELQDIPSGFGVTCVDKETGILTNLRNSPEYSYPAQALRAFVLSIGDSTKPEIMLTTPSGGETFFQGDTIQIAWQASDASGLLAHRLYATPFSSGEKMLIAEVAGSKSFYNWTIPTSLIGAVSLSITSIDSVFNETEVFLEKDIVLERERANVFLPGWTLMSIPFLPTNSTSDSVLGQFVPNYYYLFDYTQQSGFSISETVQLAQGYWFTSPDTVRVEMTGEGQDTSSLKLQAGWNVVGNALYEFVPKAALKVEKNGQIESFDEAVKQDWLSAACYGFTAGASSYSETDTLKPWAGYWLAAIDSNLTLIFDINSIGSKTLQSQQLMTQATSTNWKVQLYATAINSSDSISFCGTNNSATDAFDSEFDMPEPPLPPTKNTIRLYFSQEDWPEVLGNKYNADVRAPLAEQESKQWNFEVEYTGDVTLSWSTPNLSGLSLILEDESNAQTINMLATSEYSYTASEAEPIHKFSIKATQEISSVEDKAEVLPYKYTLQQNYPNPFNPTTTIRFSLKEAGTAILKVFDVLGREILVEHIAGKVGWNSYVFKANEISSGMYFYQLRAGEFSEMKKMLLLR, encoded by the coding sequence ATGAAATACTTATCTATAACTATATGGCTATTTGTTCATCTTATCAGCCTGTCTTATGCGCAGGATTCATTTTACTATTATCATGGAGAAAGAATTGAATTAACCCCCTCAGACAATGAGTTTTATGTCACTTTTAAAAAAGATGTTGATAAAACAAAAAAAAGGAAGGCTTTAAACAAAGGGAAGAGATTTGCGACACAAAGTAATGAAAGCTTTGTGGGTCGCTCAATTAGAATTTCAACAAGTAACAATTTAAGCAAAACTGAAAGGGAATCGTTCTTAGATTCTTTATCGCAAGATGAATCCATTTCATCAGTTCATCCAACTTATAGGACGCCGGACGGGGACACCATTTATGTTAAGGACGATGTGATATTTCAACCAAAAGATGATAACTTCATAGATGTAGTTAAGTCTTTTAACGCGGAAATTATTGAAATAATCTCATTGGGTTCAAATAAACAAGTCGTGATTAAAAGTACGACTGGCCAAAGTGCAATTGACTTGGCCAATGCTCTTTTTGAAAGTGGTTTGGTGGTTTTTGCACAACCCAACTTCACATTTCAATGCAGCGCATCCATTAGCAGAATTAAATCTGATAACACAACCTTAGCATTGAGTCCAAATGATCCGTATTATTCTACAAAGCAATGGTTTTTGAATAATACCGGGCAAAATGGTGGCACACCAGGCGCTGACATCTCTGCTGAAGAAGCATGGGAAATCACACAAGGCTCTGAATCTGTAGTTGTTGCTGTTATGGATGGTTCCGGTTATGATTTAGAACATCCTGAATTTTCAGGTAAATTCGTTTCACCTTACGATGCCGCCGGATCTGACGGAAACAGTCCTGACGACGACCCTTCTCCCGAAAACTCATACGCAAACCATGGAACACCATGTGCCGGTATAATTTGTGCTTTAACTAATAATAACAAAGGTGTTGCCAGTGTTGGGGTAAATATAAAAGTCCAACCTATAAACATTGGATACTCAAACTATAACGGTGGTTTTCAGACTAATGATGCTACCATATCCCGTGCGGCATCGAAAATCATAGCCACCCCCGGTGTCGTTGCAGTGAGTAATAGCTGGGGTGGTGGTACCAAGAATGAGTCATTGGAGAACAGCTATCATTCAATAAGGACACAGAGTAGAGATGGTAAGGGCGCTGTTATACTATTTTCTTCTGGGAATAGTGGTACAAATGGAGTCGGATATCCTGCAAGGGCAGATAACATAATAGCTGTTGGAGCAACTGAAAACAATGATAAAAGAACTTATTTTTCACAATATGGTACTGACTTAGATGTTGTTGCTCCTGGCTCAGATATATACACGTTGGATAGACAAGATGGCCTGTTAAAGCAGGGGTATAATTGGGGCGATTATGTTTCATTTAGTGGCACCTCGGCTGCTTGCCCCATAGCAGCAGCAGTCGTTGGTTTAATGGCTTCACAGAATCCAAATCTAACAGCATCGGAACTTGAAAACTATTTGCAACAAACTTGTGATAAAACAGGAGGCTATACGTACTCCCAAGTAAGTAGTCGCACTTTAGGGACATGGAATACTGAAATGGGTTATGGCAGGGTCAACGCATATAAAGCTGTTTTAGCTGCCGGAAGTATTTCTGTTCCAAATGCACCTACGAATCTAACTGCACAAGTTGAATCTTCCAGTCAAGTAAATTTAAGTTGGCAAGATAACTCAGATAATGAAATGGGTTTCATTATCCATTGGTCTAAATATGCCAACTTTAGCACTTATGATAGTACCTTCCAAGGGAGGGATAGAACCAGCCATCCTTTATCGGGGTTAGAAGCAAATACAACCTATTATTTCAGAGTTTATGCCTCAAGCCTTGCAGGAAATTCTGCCTTTTCCAATACTGTTAGTGAAACAACACAACCTGAAGGCTCAATCCCACAGCCCCCAACTGGTTTGCAAGCCACTGCAATTTCAGAAAAGCGAATCAGATTAAATTGGATTGATAATGCGAACAATGAACTCGGCTTTTATTTGCATAGATCCAAAACTTCAAATTTCAGTGCATATACTGAAATCCCTGCTGGCTATGAAAATGACACTGAATATAATGACAACAACTTGGAGCCAAATACGACTTATTATTATCGTCTGACAGCTTCAAATGGTTATGGAAGATCTGACTTTTCAAATACAGCATCTGCAACAACATCTGATGCTCCCATTGAATTCTTTTCTGATGATTTTGAAGAGGATAATTTAACTTCTATTTGGCAATATGAAGTGTATGATGCCCAAAATCCCTCTCGTTCATCCGAACAGTCTGTCTCACCTACACATTCAGTAAAAATCACCCAAGGAGAAACAACCTCCTCACATTCAGCACTTATCAAAAATTTAGATTCGGGGAGTGATGACTTCTATTTTGAAATGTCTATTTATGTTCCGTCTACGTTTGTAGGACCTTCAGACATCTTGGTATTGAGAAATACAACCAGTTCCGATTCACGATATGACTTTTTTGGAACTTGGTCTGTAAGCTTGAAATTGAGACAAGACAATATTATGGAGTTAGCTAGAAATGTTAGTTTCGATAGGTCTCACACCTACGTTGGCGAGTTTTCTTATCCAAGAGACACTTGGTTCAAAATTGGTTTATTATATCAAGGAAATAACATCAATGGTGGTATAGAGTTTTATGTAAATGACGAATTTAAAAAAAGCGAAGGTGAGGTATGGTCACCTATATGGAATACGAGCGGACAAACAATAAAGCAAATTATGGTAGGCATTGTTGATGATGCAGGTGCAAATTCAAACATATATATCGACAATATTCGCGCATACACACAAAGCCCTCAAAGTTTAATTGGGCCTGAAAAACGATACCACTGCAACATCAGCGCCAGCTCAGGAACATACAGCGACATCGATAACAAAGCAGGTATTCTGGAAAGCGCTATCGACGGTTTTGAACCGGCTTCAGATATTCCTAAGCCACCACATGCGCCAAATGGATACATTTCTCTTGCCTTCACACATCCTGAATGGGGAATCGATGAGTACGACAAATTCATGTATGACGTTCGCTCTTCAAATAGCATTGGTTCTAAAGCAAAACATTGGCCATTTGAGGTCTCGACCGACCAAACCAGCACGGAGGTTTTGCTCTCTTTTGAATTGCAAGATATACCGTCAGGTTTTGGTGTAACCTGCGTGGATAAAGAAACCGGCATCTTGACAAACCTACGCAACTCACCTGAGTATAGCTATCCAGCGCAAGCGCTTCGAGCATTTGTTCTGTCTATTGGCGATAGCACGAAGCCTGAAATTATGCTCACTACACCAAGTGGTGGCGAAACCTTTTTTCAAGGCGACACAATACAAATCGCATGGCAAGCATCGGACGCATCAGGACTTTTAGCGCATCGGCTTTATGCAACACCTTTCAGCAGTGGCGAAAAAATGCTCATTGCCGAAGTAGCAGGTAGCAAATCATTTTATAATTGGACAATTCCAACGAGCTTGATTGGAGCAGTTTCATTGAGCATTACATCAATCGATTCGGTATTTAATGAAACGGAAGTTTTCCTTGAGAAAGATATTGTCCTTGAAAGAGAAAGAGCAAACGTTTTTCTACCTGGCTGGACGCTTATGAGCATACCATTCCTTCCGACCAACAGCACCTCCGATTCGGTACTCGGTCAGTTCGTCCCAAATTATTACTACCTTTTTGACTATACACAGCAGAGTGGATTTAGCATTAGCGAAACAGTTCAACTTGCACAAGGTTACTGGTTTACTTCACCAGATACGGTTCGCGTGGAAATGACGGGTGAGGGGCAAGATACATCCAGTTTAAAACTTCAAGCTGGTTGGAATGTTGTTGGCAATGCGCTTTATGAATTTGTGCCAAAAGCAGCATTAAAAGTGGAAAAAAATGGTCAAATAGAAAGTTTTGATGAAGCAGTCAAACAAGACTGGCTAAGCGCCGCGTGCTATGGATTTACCGCTGGAGCAAGCAGTTATTCAGAAACAGACACTTTAAAGCCCTGGGCTGGTTACTGGCTAGCTGCCATTGATTCAAATCTCACGCTTATCTTTGATATTAACTCAATCGGCAGCAAGACCTTGCAAAGCCAGCAGTTGATGACTCAGGCAACAAGCACAAATTGGAAAGTACAACTTTATGCAACTGCTATAAACTCATCGGATTCTATTTCATTCTGCGGCACGAATAATAGCGCAACGGATGCTTTTGACAGCGAGTTTGATATGCCTGAGCCACCCCTTCCACCGACAAAGAATACCATTCGCCTGTATTTCTCACAAGAAGACTGGCCAGAAGTGTTGGGCAACAAATACAACGCTGATGTTCGCGCTCCGCTTGCTGAACAAGAAAGTAAACAATGGAACTTTGAGGTTGAATACACTGGCGACGTAACGCTTTCATGGAGCACACCGAACCTCTCGGGTTTAAGCTTAATATTAGAAGACGAGTCAAACGCTCAAACCATAAACATGCTGGCAACAAGCGAATATAGCTACACCGCAAGCGAAGCAGAACCAATACACAAGTTTAGTATAAAGGCCACACAGGAAATTTCTAGCGTAGAAGATAAAGCGGAAGTCTTGCCTTACAAATACACTTTGCAGCAAAATTATCCGAATCCATTTAACCCGACAACCACGATTCGCTTCAGCTTGAAGGAAGCTGGGACAGCCATTTTGAAAGTTTTTGACGTGCTTGGCCGTGAGATTCTCGTGGAGCATATTGCTGGAAAAGTCGGATGGAACAGTTATGTGTTCAAAGCAAATGAGATTTCAAGTGGAATGTATTTTTACCAACTTCGTGCAGGTGAATTTTCTGAAATGAAAAAGATGCTGCTGCTCAGGTAA
- a CDS encoding osmoprotectant NAGGN system M42 family peptidase has product MKEIRIDREYILDMLFKLLNIPSPSGYTDQIVHFVGHELERLQVPFELTRIGAMRGTIKGKVHSPDRAVVAHLDTLGAMVRAIKDNTRLGISPIGSWSPRFAEGARVTIFTDTRSYRGTILPLKASGHAYGDEIDTQPVSWENLEIRIDAICDSKQEVCNLGINVGDFVAIDPMPEWSPSGYINSRHLDNKAGVAALLAAIKAIGETGVELPVDCHPLFTIHEEIGYGASSILFKDISSMVVIDNSIIAPGQNSSERGVTIGMKDSVGPFDYHLTRKLIKICKEHDIVHHRDTFKYYRCDAASAVEAGNDIRTALVCFELDASHGYERTHIESIEAVAKLITLYMQSPVGIHRDAQPLGSLEGFPRQVEKPFRKEGNLVQMPEEET; this is encoded by the coding sequence ATGAAAGAAATACGGATCGACCGTGAGTATATCTTGGATATGCTCTTTAAACTTTTGAACATTCCAAGCCCAAGCGGCTACACCGACCAAATTGTCCATTTCGTCGGGCACGAGCTCGAACGGCTGCAAGTGCCATTTGAGCTCACCCGAATCGGGGCAATGCGCGGGACAATTAAAGGAAAAGTTCACTCGCCCGACCGCGCCGTTGTTGCGCATCTCGATACGCTTGGCGCAATGGTTCGCGCCATCAAAGACAATACCCGCCTTGGCATTTCACCCATCGGGAGTTGGTCGCCTCGCTTTGCCGAAGGCGCTCGCGTGACGATTTTCACCGACACGCGCTCCTATCGCGGCACGATTTTGCCACTTAAAGCGTCTGGCCATGCGTATGGCGACGAAATCGATACGCAGCCAGTTTCTTGGGAAAATTTAGAAATCCGCATCGATGCGATTTGCGATTCCAAGCAAGAGGTCTGCAATCTGGGGATTAACGTTGGCGATTTTGTTGCGATCGATCCCATGCCGGAATGGTCACCGTCGGGCTATATCAATTCTCGGCATTTGGACAACAAAGCTGGCGTGGCGGCGTTGCTGGCCGCCATCAAAGCGATTGGCGAAACCGGCGTGGAATTGCCCGTCGATTGCCATCCGCTTTTCACCATTCACGAGGAAATCGGTTATGGTGCATCGTCAATTTTGTTCAAAGATATCTCATCAATGGTTGTGATAGATAATTCCATTATCGCGCCTGGCCAAAACTCTTCCGAGCGCGGCGTCACCATCGGCATGAAGGATTCTGTCGGCCCATTTGACTATCATTTAACACGCAAGCTGATCAAAATTTGCAAGGAACACGATATTGTGCATCATCGCGACACCTTCAAATATTATCGCTGCGATGCGGCTTCTGCGGTTGAGGCGGGCAATGACATTCGCACGGCGCTTGTTTGCTTTGAGCTCGACGCGTCGCATGGCTACGAACGCACACACATAGAATCCATTGAAGCTGTCGCCAAACTCATTACGCTTTATATGCAAAGTCCGGTCGGCATTCACCGCGACGCGCAGCCACTTGGCTCGCTCGAAGGCTTCCCGCGCCAGGTCGAAAAGCCGTTCCGAAAAGAAGGCAACTTGGTGCAAATGCCTGAAGAGGAAACTTAA
- a CDS encoding phage holin family protein, with protein sequence MSLILNILIFSAAIFLVAQLLPAVRVNNFMTAIGVAIVYSLVNFFIGWFLTLISLPFLILTFWLFKFVLNAVMLWITDQFIDGFEIKNFTWTLIAAVLISFIDSALRWALF encoded by the coding sequence ATGTCGCTTATTTTAAACATTTTAATTTTCAGCGCCGCCATTTTTCTTGTGGCGCAATTGCTCCCCGCTGTTCGCGTGAATAATTTCATGACGGCCATTGGCGTGGCAATTGTTTATAGTTTGGTGAATTTTTTCATCGGCTGGTTTTTGACGCTCATCAGCTTGCCGTTTTTGATTCTCACATTTTGGCTTTTCAAATTTGTCTTGAACGCCGTAATGCTTTGGATTACAGACCAGTTCATCGACGGCTTTGAAATCAAGAATTTCACTTGGACGCTGATTGCAGCCGTTTTAATCAGTTTTATTGATTCCGCGCTCCGTTGGGCTCTCTTTTAA
- the htpG gene encoding molecular chaperone HtpG — MSENVEGNIQEFSYKAEMKQLLNLIVHSLYTHPEVFLRELISNSSDALNKVRFRKVTDSNILEPEAELRIKIEIDSEKQTFSIEDSGVGMTQEELVGNIGTVAKSGTLEFFKTIQQNKQTLDGNLIGQFGVGFYSVFMVTDEVTIETRHADADSNGYRWKSKGESSYTIEEIEKPTRGTKISFTLKDDAKEFAEEYKVKSIIQKYSNFVDFPIYLGKEQVNSVTALWQKSKEKTTEEELNEFYKFVANDYQEPLAHLQLSLEGRVSFKSLLFLPKSAPMGLLHLKDEKSLQLYVNKVLIQDDCKDLLPEYLHFIKGVVDTEDLPLNVSREVAQSSPVMAKINQVLTGKVLGWLEELSKNEKTKYEQFYKEFGPLFKQGVNMDYTNRDKIIDLLRFETSKTAKGEMISLKEYIERMKDDQKEIYYLTGEDRSQIERNPNLEYFKKNAIEVLLLTEPVDVFIVPTLFEYDKKELKAIDKADLDLKQDDDKADAEKLSENLAKPLIAVFKEVLGDKVEDVIESKRLVDSPATLVAGKGAMDKQMERMMQMMNKDHIASKKILEVNMSHPLIKNLAKINMANQHDMTLRNCVMQLFEGALLLDGSLESPTEFVSRMTNLMQEATKG; from the coding sequence ATGTCAGAAAACGTAGAAGGAAATATTCAAGAGTTTAGCTATAAGGCGGAAATGAAGCAATTGCTTAACTTAATTGTTCATTCGCTTTATACGCACCCGGAAGTTTTCTTGCGAGAATTAATTTCGAACTCTTCCGATGCGCTCAACAAAGTTCGGTTTCGGAAAGTCACCGACTCAAATATTCTTGAGCCGGAGGCCGAACTTCGAATCAAAATCGAAATCGATTCGGAAAAGCAAACCTTTAGCATTGAGGATTCCGGCGTTGGGATGACTCAGGAAGAATTGGTCGGCAACATCGGCACAGTGGCCAAATCCGGCACGCTCGAATTTTTCAAAACCATTCAGCAAAATAAACAAACGCTCGATGGCAACTTAATCGGACAGTTCGGCGTCGGATTTTATTCCGTCTTCATGGTTACCGATGAGGTTACAATTGAAACACGCCACGCCGATGCGGATTCCAACGGCTATCGCTGGAAATCCAAGGGCGAGTCGAGCTACACCATCGAAGAAATTGAGAAGCCCACGCGCGGCACGAAAATTTCCTTCACGCTCAAAGACGATGCGAAGGAATTTGCCGAAGAGTATAAAGTGAAAAGCATCATTCAAAAATATTCCAACTTCGTTGATTTCCCGATTTACTTGGGCAAAGAGCAGGTCAATAGCGTGACGGCGCTTTGGCAGAAGTCCAAAGAAAAGACCACCGAAGAGGAACTCAACGAGTTTTATAAGTTTGTCGCCAACGATTATCAAGAGCCGCTTGCACATTTGCAATTGTCGCTCGAGGGTCGGGTGAGCTTCAAGTCGCTTTTGTTCCTGCCGAAATCCGCGCCGATGGGCTTGCTTCATCTTAAAGATGAAAAATCGTTGCAGCTTTATGTCAATAAAGTGTTGATTCAAGATGATTGCAAGGATTTGCTGCCGGAGTATTTGCACTTCATCAAAGGCGTGGTTGATACGGAAGATTTGCCGTTGAATGTCTCGCGCGAAGTAGCGCAATCGAGTCCGGTGATGGCGAAAATCAACCAAGTGCTGACCGGAAAAGTGCTCGGCTGGCTCGAGGAATTGTCGAAAAACGAGAAAACGAAATACGAGCAATTCTATAAAGAGTTTGGGCCGCTGTTCAAGCAAGGCGTGAATATGGATTACACCAATCGCGACAAAATCATTGATTTGCTTCGGTTTGAGACTTCCAAGACAGCCAAAGGCGAGATGATTTCCTTGAAGGAATACATCGAGCGAATGAAAGATGATCAGAAGGAAATTTATTATCTCACTGGCGAAGATCGTTCGCAAATTGAAAGAAATCCGAACTTGGAATATTTCAAGAAAAACGCGATCGAAGTGCTGCTTTTGACCGAACCGGTTGATGTGTTCATCGTCCCAACGCTTTTCGAATACGACAAAAAAGAACTGAAAGCGATCGACAAGGCCGACTTGGATTTGAAACAAGACGACGACAAAGCGGACGCCGAGAAGTTAAGCGAAAATCTCGCCAAACCGCTCATTGCTGTCTTTAAAGAAGTGCTGGGCGATAAAGTTGAGGATGTCATCGAATCCAAGCGTTTGGTGGATTCTCCGGCAACGCTTGTGGCCGGCAAAGGCGCAATGGATAAGCAGATGGAACGCATGATGCAAATGATGAATAAAGATCACATTGCATCCAAGAAAATTTTGGAAGTCAACATGTCGCATCCATTGATTAAAAATCTTGCCAAAATCAACATGGCCAATCAGCACGACATGACGCTCAGAAATTGCGTGATGCAGCTTTTTGAAGGTGCGCTCTTGCTCGATGGCTCGCTCGAGTCGCCGACGGAGTTTGTCAGCCGCATGACAAACTTAATGCAGGAAGCCACGAAAGGTTAA
- a CDS encoding PspA/IM30 family protein: protein MNLFKRIFKMAQSEAHSIADKLEDPIKLTEQGIRDLKNDLSQAMQGLAQVKASAIRLKKDADDQNSLAADYERKAMLLLQRAQKGEIEMAEAERLATEALSRKEEASQRSKTLMSEHQGQQEMADQLQAKVQKLKQTITKYENELITLKARARTAESMKKINKQLSTVDSSSTIAMLEKMKDKVKEEESLAEAYGQIDDATAGVDEQINKALEGSSASAASDSLLALKKKMGMLPS from the coding sequence ATGAACTTATTTAAGCGAATTTTTAAAATGGCGCAATCCGAAGCGCATAGCATAGCCGATAAACTTGAAGATCCAATTAAGCTGACTGAGCAAGGCATTCGCGACTTGAAAAATGATTTAAGCCAAGCCATGCAAGGGCTTGCGCAGGTTAAAGCCAGTGCTATTCGGCTTAAAAAAGATGCGGACGACCAAAACAGTCTTGCCGCTGATTATGAAAGAAAAGCCATGTTGCTTTTGCAGCGCGCTCAAAAAGGTGAAATAGAAATGGCGGAAGCCGAGCGGCTTGCCACCGAAGCGTTGTCCAGAAAAGAGGAAGCGTCACAACGCAGCAAAACGCTCATGTCGGAGCATCAAGGCCAGCAAGAAATGGCCGATCAGCTTCAAGCCAAAGTGCAAAAGCTGAAGCAAACCATCACGAAATATGAAAACGAGCTGATTACATTGAAAGCAAGAGCCAGAACGGCGGAGTCGATGAAGAAAATCAACAAGCAGCTTTCCACTGTGGATTCGTCGAGCACCATCGCCATGCTGGAAAAAATGAAAGATAAAGTTAAAGAAGAGGAATCGCTGGCTGAGGCTTATGGCCAAATTGACGACGCAACTGCTGGCGTGGACGAGCAAATTAACAAAGCGCTGGAAGGTAGTTCCGCAAGCGCGGCTTCCGATTCATTGCTTGCGCTTAAAAAGAAAATGGGCATGTTGCCATCGTAA
- a CDS encoding YbjN domain-containing protein, producing the protein MSEKFELVKSFILDMNLHITHEDVAEELVVVEDEENGIKNLVIDCEDPILVIEQPIMPVVADSLALYKRLLQMNRSLVHGAFVLDEDGKTILFRDTLQLQNLDFNELEASIEALSLAMAEFSGELLTYVKK; encoded by the coding sequence ATGTCCGAAAAGTTCGAATTAGTCAAAAGTTTCATTCTTGACATGAATCTTCATATTACGCACGAGGATGTAGCCGAGGAGCTCGTTGTGGTTGAAGATGAGGAAAACGGCATCAAGAACTTGGTGATTGATTGCGAAGACCCGATTTTGGTAATCGAGCAGCCAATCATGCCTGTTGTCGCCGATAGCTTAGCGCTTTATAAGCGCTTGCTACAAATGAACCGTTCGCTGGTTCATGGCGCGTTTGTTTTGGATGAAGACGGCAAAACGATTTTGTTCCGTGATACCTTGCAGCTTCAAAATCTCGATTTCAACGAGCTTGAAGCTTCCATCGAGGCGCTTTCGCTCGCGATGGCTGAGTTTAGCGGAGAACTTTTGACTTATGTAAAAAAGTAA
- a CDS encoding DnaJ domain-containing protein, whose protein sequence is MTIFERLIQNLRAELHFSTHTLFHQEDFKRWLESYFAFKAASDSHSKHSSGAHHQQHTAEWQDPVIAGYYANLELPYGADLDAVRKAWKKMILRYHPDKHAGDLEKQRLATELTKGLNHAYKELEKHLKKSFH, encoded by the coding sequence ATGACCATTTTTGAAAGGCTGATTCAAAATTTAAGAGCCGAACTGCATTTTTCAACACACACCTTATTTCATCAAGAGGATTTCAAGCGTTGGCTTGAATCCTATTTTGCTTTCAAAGCAGCATCTGATTCGCATTCCAAACATTCATCTGGCGCACATCATCAGCAGCACACAGCGGAATGGCAAGATCCCGTTATTGCCGGCTATTATGCGAACTTGGAATTGCCTTACGGCGCGGATTTGGATGCCGTGCGCAAAGCCTGGAAAAAAATGATTTTGAGATATCATCCCGATAAACACGCTGGCGATTTGGAAAAACAGCGCCTCGCAACGGAATTAACCAAAGGCTTAAATCACGCTTATAAAGAGTTGGAAAAACACCTGAAAAAGTCATTTCATTAA
- a CDS encoding tetratricopeptide repeat protein, producing MMLMIGQISFAQNSPDLVFREGNRLYSRGQYQKALESYNNLLDLGYESGALYYNMGNAYYKLHKTGQAVLYYEKALKLMPDDEDLKNNLELAHLRTQDKISSVPSFFLVDLFNGFLNVFSLGFLGVAVLLSLYLLTAVAILNMRGFFSPLPAKVLMISLVVITLMSSVVFVAKSVQDATESKAVVVTGVVNAKSEPRESSATLFVIHEGLKVDIAQQQGEWVEIKLPDGNKGWIRYTDVGII from the coding sequence ATGATGTTGATGATCGGGCAAATCAGTTTTGCGCAAAACTCGCCCGATTTGGTATTTCGCGAAGGCAATCGATTGTATAGCCGCGGGCAATATCAAAAAGCATTGGAAAGCTACAATAACTTGTTGGATTTGGGCTACGAAAGCGGCGCGCTTTATTACAACATGGGCAACGCTTATTATAAGCTTCACAAAACAGGTCAAGCGGTGCTTTACTACGAAAAAGCGCTGAAGCTTATGCCCGACGACGAAGATCTGAAAAATAACTTAGAACTTGCCCATTTGCGTACGCAGGATAAAATTTCCAGCGTACCGTCTTTTTTCTTGGTTGATTTGTTTAACGGTTTTTTGAACGTATTCTCGTTGGGTTTTCTCGGTGTGGCTGTGTTGCTAAGCCTTTACCTTTTGACAGCCGTTGCAATTTTAAACATGAGAGGTTTTTTCTCGCCGCTGCCCGCAAAAGTATTGATGATTTCGTTGGTGGTTATTACCCTGATGTCGAGTGTGGTGTTCGTGGCAAAATCGGTGCAAGATGCCACAGAAAGCAAAGCAGTGGTGGTGACCGGCGTGGTGAATGCCAAAAGCGAGCCGCGCGAATCAAGCGCCACGCTGTTTGTGATTCACGAGGGTTTAAAAGTCGATATTGCTCAGCAGCAGGGCGAGTGGGTTGAAATCAAGCTTCCCGATGGCAACAAAGGCTGGATTCGCTACACCGACGTGGGCATAATTTAA